The Thiorhodovibrio litoralis genome includes a window with the following:
- a CDS encoding low-complexity protein, with protein sequence MNMTKDSATALVGIALAGSIGIAQAEEGNPFVAQDLGTGYMQLAEADTEGKCGSKDEEGKCGSKGEEGKCGSSDGDDGEKDGEGKCGGSS encoded by the coding sequence ATGAATATGACCAAAGACTCCGCCACCGCATTGGTTGGTATCGCTCTCGCCGGTTCCATCGGTATCGCCCAGGCTGAAGAAGGCAATCCCTTCGTCGCTCAGGATCTCGGCACCGGCTACATGCAGCTGGCCGAAGCCGATACCGAGGGTAAGTGCGGCAGCAAAGACGAGGAAGGAAAATGCGGCAGCAAGGGCGAAGAGGGCAAGTGCGGCTCTTCGGACGGTGACGATGGCGAGAAGGACGGCGAGGGCAAGTGCGGTGGCAGCAGCTGA
- a CDS encoding diguanylate cyclase has protein sequence MHQENSDDVHTTAADVKLLLKPWLLLAIWTALVLASLGWNLHQAYDARSELALRTARSFFEQVVLTRQWNAQHGGVYVPVTDNTQPNPYLKIEDRDIRVSDDLTLTAINPAFMTRQLAEIADDTSGVHFHITSLKPIRPENRAEPWERAALARFEQGAPEVGQFMQSGERQLYRYMAPLVTEKPCLKCHEDQGYKLGDVRGGISVTLPDVALVPAMSLIISHALIGLIGGGLILLTTRMLEQSHERLKQQAILDTLTSIPNRRYFTENLVDEFRRGRRQGMPLSLIISDIDNFKSYNDTFGHQAGDRCLRAVAQTLSDGLKRGGDFCARYGGEEFVVVLPDTSLANAVKVAESMREAVAGLGMRHPGSSQGIVTISMGVATDDPTNPDHEALIKQADEALYRAKELGRNRVEVRYPGLAPHEATAAQPEAPAATEATS, from the coding sequence ATGCATCAAGAGAATTCAGACGATGTGCACACCACTGCCGCCGACGTGAAACTACTGCTCAAACCCTGGCTGCTGCTTGCGATCTGGACTGCGCTGGTGCTGGCGTCCCTGGGCTGGAATCTGCATCAAGCCTACGACGCGCGCTCTGAGCTGGCGCTGCGCACGGCGCGGTCCTTTTTCGAGCAGGTGGTGCTGACGCGGCAGTGGAATGCGCAGCACGGCGGCGTCTATGTGCCGGTGACCGATAATACCCAGCCCAATCCCTACCTGAAGATTGAAGATCGTGATATCCGCGTGTCGGATGATCTCACGCTAACGGCGATCAATCCGGCTTTCATGACCCGGCAGTTGGCCGAGATCGCCGACGACACCAGCGGCGTGCATTTCCACATCACTAGCCTGAAACCCATTCGCCCCGAGAATCGCGCTGAGCCCTGGGAGCGTGCCGCTCTAGCGCGGTTCGAGCAAGGCGCGCCGGAGGTCGGGCAGTTCATGCAATCTGGCGAGCGCCAGCTCTATCGCTACATGGCCCCATTGGTTACTGAGAAGCCCTGCCTGAAATGCCACGAAGACCAGGGCTACAAGCTTGGCGACGTGCGCGGTGGCATCAGCGTGACTCTGCCGGACGTGGCTCTGGTGCCGGCCATGTCGCTGATAATCAGCCATGCGCTCATCGGACTGATCGGCGGCGGATTGATTTTGCTCACCACCCGCATGCTGGAGCAGTCCCACGAGCGGCTCAAGCAGCAAGCGATACTCGATACCCTGACCTCCATCCCCAATCGGCGCTACTTTACCGAAAATCTCGTCGATGAGTTTCGTCGCGGTCGGCGTCAGGGCATGCCCTTGTCCTTGATTATCTCTGACATCGATAACTTCAAAAGCTACAACGACACCTTCGGCCATCAGGCCGGTGACCGCTGCCTGCGCGCGGTGGCCCAGACTTTAAGCGATGGGCTCAAGCGCGGCGGCGACTTCTGCGCGCGCTATGGCGGGGAGGAGTTTGTTGTGGTGCTGCCGGACACCTCGCTGGCCAATGCCGTCAAAGTCGCCGAGAGCATGCGCGAAGCGGTCGCCGGGCTAGGCATGCGCCATCCCGGCTCCAGTCAGGGCATCGTCACGATCAGCATGGGCGTGGCAACCGATGATCCGACCAACCCGGATCACGAAGCGCTGATCAAGCAGGCCGACGAGGCGCTGTATCGGGCCAAGGAGCTCGGGCGCAACCGCGTCGAGGTGCGCTATCCGGGGTTGGCACCGCATGAAGCGACCGCGGCGCAGCCCGAGGCGCCCGCCGCTACTGAGGCAACGAGCTGA
- a CDS encoding EAL domain-containing protein — translation MRQLDEPHLVEDVKALLEAWKLPPATLCLELTESSLMADPQHCIEVLSGLRDLGVLLAIDDFSGDQRPG, via the coding sequence GTGCGCCAGCTTGACGAGCCACACCTGGTGGAGGACGTGAAAGCTTTGCTCGAGGCATGGAAACTGCCGCCTGCGACCCTGTGTCTGGAGTTAACCGAGAGCTCGCTGATGGCGGACCCCCAGCATTGCATTGAGGTGCTCTCAGGGCTACGCGATCTCGGCGTGCTGCTGGCGATCGACGATTTTTCGGGCGATCAGCGCCCCGGCTGA
- a CDS encoding OmpA family protein: MTGKTHQTASGSKSVASGEPAAANPAAATSPSADPSSADPSSADPSSADPCERQIRLRTSVILSLLAALFGVGLIAMEAVYRVRQSQDLAPLGASAQAQELVVEVRETSVQAANAEVASSESTGADSDSKNADSGRDSGAATDAEALADAQQRIAELEREGERLREDLAEHQSALESGELAIMEAQRQLEAAQANAGAARCGALLADLGAMDLNTRLTDSGLRIALSSGDLQFASGSADLTEDTDRERLQALAAWLDDYPDLQVRVIGYTDASGREDANQALSAERAEAVREALIASGVSPEQLSAEGRGEQEPIADNATPEGREQNRRVELLLETTKQDS; encoded by the coding sequence ATGACCGGGAAGACTCATCAAACAGCCAGCGGGAGCAAGAGCGTCGCCAGCGGCGAGCCAGCCGCTGCCAATCCGGCCGCTGCCACTTCACCATCAGCCGATCCATCATCAGCCGATCCATCATCAGCCGATCCATCATCAGCCGATCCCTGCGAGCGCCAGATTCGCTTGCGCACCTCGGTCATTCTCAGCTTGCTGGCGGCGCTGTTTGGCGTTGGGCTGATTGCGATGGAGGCCGTCTATCGGGTTCGTCAGTCGCAGGATCTCGCTCCGCTGGGGGCTAGCGCTCAAGCGCAGGAATTGGTTGTCGAGGTCCGGGAAACCTCCGTGCAGGCGGCAAATGCGGAAGTGGCCAGTTCTGAGTCGACTGGCGCGGACTCGGACTCTAAAAATGCGGATTCTGGTAGGGATTCTGGCGCGGCGACAGATGCCGAAGCCCTGGCGGATGCCCAACAGCGCATCGCCGAGCTTGAGCGGGAAGGCGAGCGCCTGCGTGAGGATCTGGCCGAGCATCAGTCCGCACTCGAAAGCGGCGAACTGGCCATCATGGAGGCGCAACGTCAGCTTGAGGCCGCGCAGGCAAACGCCGGTGCGGCCCGCTGCGGCGCCTTGCTGGCGGATCTTGGTGCCATGGATCTGAATACCCGACTCACTGACTCGGGGCTGCGCATTGCGCTGTCTTCAGGCGATCTGCAGTTTGCCAGCGGCTCGGCTGACTTGACGGAAGACACAGACCGCGAGCGCTTGCAGGCGCTCGCGGCCTGGCTCGACGATTATCCCGATCTACAGGTACGGGTGATCGGCTATACCGACGCTAGTGGTCGCGAAGACGCGAATCAGGCGCTGTCCGCGGAGCGGGCTGAAGCGGTGCGTGAGGCGTTGATCGCATCGGGAGTCAGTCCCGAGCAGCTCAGCGCCGAGGGGCGCGGCGAGCAGGAGCCCATCGCTGACAACGCCACGCCCGAGGGCCGCGAGCAGAACCGACGGGTTGAATTGCTGCTGGAGACGACCAAACAAGACAGCTGA
- a CDS encoding SLAC1 anion channel family protein produces the protein MVMGLAGLAIAWEKAASMLDVQLSLVPWLIGLSVLVFVLLFGVYAAKLAFHPGAVLAELRHPVRLSFMPTISISLLLLSIALLHTAPPVVSLTLWATGATVQLGFTLYIVSVWMHHQHFQIHHMNPSWFIPAVGNVLVPIAGVPLGFVEISWFFFSIGVLLWSVLMTIVFYRVLFHQSIDARLMPTLFILIAPPAVAFIAYLQLNGGLDVFAQALYFVGVFLTVLLFSQAQRFFRLDFFLSWWAYSFPLAAVSIASMRMFDQTGAAFYAYLGFALLTLLTGIVAMLSVSTANAVRERGICIPE, from the coding sequence ATGGTCATGGGCCTCGCGGGTCTGGCCATTGCGTGGGAAAAGGCAGCGTCCATGCTGGATGTTCAGCTCAGCCTGGTGCCCTGGCTGATCGGGTTGAGTGTTTTGGTCTTTGTCCTGCTGTTTGGCGTTTATGCGGCAAAGCTCGCCTTCCATCCCGGTGCGGTGCTGGCCGAGCTCAGACACCCGGTCAGGCTGAGTTTCATGCCGACCATTTCCATCAGCTTGCTACTGCTCTCCATCGCGCTGCTGCATACGGCGCCGCCGGTGGTCAGCCTGACGCTGTGGGCGACAGGGGCCACGGTGCAGCTTGGCTTTACCCTCTACATCGTCTCGGTGTGGATGCACCACCAGCATTTTCAGATTCACCACATGAACCCGTCCTGGTTTATCCCCGCGGTTGGTAATGTGCTGGTGCCTATCGCGGGAGTGCCGCTGGGGTTCGTCGAGATCTCCTGGTTTTTCTTTAGCATCGGTGTGCTGCTGTGGTCGGTGCTGATGACCATCGTTTTCTACCGGGTGCTGTTCCATCAATCAATCGACGCGCGCCTGATGCCGACGCTCTTTATTCTCATCGCGCCGCCGGCCGTTGCCTTCATCGCCTATCTTCAGCTCAATGGCGGGCTCGATGTGTTCGCGCAGGCGCTTTACTTTGTCGGCGTGTTCTTAACCGTGCTGCTGTTCAGTCAGGCACAACGGTTCTTTCGGCTGGATTTTTTCCTCTCCTGGTGGGCTTACTCCTTTCCGCTCGCGGCGGTCAGTATCGCCAGCATGCGGATGTTCGATCAGACCGGAGCGGCGTTTTATGCTTACCTTGGCTTCGCGCTGCTAACCCTGCTGACCGGCATTGTGGCGATGCTCTCGGTCAGCACCGCAAACGCAGTGCGTGAGCGTGGCATCTGCATCCCTGAATGA
- a CDS encoding GAF domain-containing protein: MTPEAPLQGFIDECEREELHLTRFIQPFGLLLAGDTGDARIRHVSANAADWLGKPPEDLLGVPLPVAIPEFPPQDPQKTENATERARWMYPSADKQLFPELYKGPDGPMDAWFSCTDNNWVLELEHALPEHQRLNAYRPIPHRLFRMPSSDGDWAAYCQFLADTLREASGFERVMIYRFRDDESGEVITESLEPGLDPYLGLRYPASDIPLIARELYLANAHRQIPDRGAEPVAIVSAPAASKASAPQAATLDLTLSDLRGVSPVHLEYLKNMGVTASLSFSVVLGQRLWGLIACHHRQPRDLPLPIRERCAAMCQAFSLAISGYQGARRLLELSESDEDITRLHEALRKTEEDDARGEIGASGPALGTMLLELVSASGAALVDGDHLIQFGQAPDEHAIRDQVSWLLSESREPIFATDHLPRLCPAAGADIATCSGLLAVRVTQFSEEGERLFLWWRPEQPQTVTWAGDPRKSALSDQGHQMLSPRSSFEHWVETTTGHSEPWSISDLLRARKFRSLLLRDINADLLSP, encoded by the coding sequence ATGACCCCCGAAGCACCCCTGCAAGGTTTTATCGACGAATGCGAGCGCGAGGAGCTGCACCTGACCCGCTTCATTCAGCCCTTCGGCCTGCTGCTGGCCGGGGATACGGGTGACGCACGTATTCGCCACGTCAGCGCCAATGCCGCCGACTGGCTGGGGAAGCCGCCTGAGGATCTGCTCGGCGTCCCACTGCCGGTCGCCATACCGGAATTTCCCCCGCAGGACCCACAAAAAACCGAGAACGCCACCGAGCGCGCGCGCTGGATGTACCCGAGCGCCGACAAGCAGCTCTTCCCCGAGCTCTACAAAGGCCCCGATGGCCCCATGGACGCGTGGTTCTCCTGTACCGACAACAACTGGGTGCTGGAGCTGGAGCATGCCCTGCCGGAGCATCAGCGTCTCAACGCCTATCGGCCGATTCCGCACCGGCTGTTTCGCATGCCCTCGAGTGACGGCGACTGGGCGGCGTATTGCCAGTTTCTGGCCGATACCTTGCGCGAGGCGAGCGGCTTCGAGCGGGTGATGATCTATCGCTTTCGCGACGACGAAAGCGGCGAGGTGATCACCGAGAGTCTGGAGCCCGGCCTTGACCCCTACCTCGGCTTGCGCTATCCGGCCTCTGACATCCCGCTGATCGCGCGCGAACTTTACCTGGCCAACGCACACCGGCAGATTCCCGACCGCGGCGCCGAGCCGGTGGCGATTGTGAGCGCACCCGCCGCGTCCAAGGCCAGCGCGCCCCAAGCGGCGACGCTCGACCTGACCCTGTCGGATCTGCGCGGCGTTTCTCCGGTCCATCTCGAATATCTGAAGAACATGGGCGTCACCGCGTCCCTGTCCTTCTCGGTCGTTCTGGGCCAGCGATTGTGGGGGCTGATCGCCTGCCATCATCGCCAGCCGCGCGATCTGCCGCTGCCGATACGCGAGCGCTGCGCGGCCATGTGCCAAGCATTTTCGCTGGCAATCTCAGGCTATCAGGGCGCGCGCCGGCTGCTTGAGCTCAGCGAAAGTGACGAAGATATCACCCGCCTGCACGAGGCCCTGCGCAAGACTGAGGAAGACGATGCCCGCGGCGAAATCGGCGCCTCAGGGCCCGCTCTGGGAACAATGCTACTGGAGTTGGTGAGTGCCAGCGGTGCCGCCCTGGTCGACGGGGACCACCTGATCCAATTCGGTCAGGCGCCGGACGAGCACGCCATCCGCGATCAGGTCAGCTGGCTGTTGAGCGAGAGCCGGGAACCGATCTTCGCGACCGATCACCTGCCCCGGCTATGCCCGGCCGCCGGCGCTGACATCGCGACCTGCAGCGGGCTCCTCGCTGTGCGGGTGACACAATTCAGCGAAGAGGGCGAGCGGCTCTTTCTGTGGTGGCGTCCGGAGCAGCCGCAAACGGTGACCTGGGCTGGCGACCCGCGCAAAAGCGCGCTCAGCGACCAGGGCCACCAGATGCTCTCGCCGCGATCGTCCTTCGAGCACTGGGTGGAAACCACCACCGGCCATTCCGAGCCCTGGTCCATCAGTGATCTGCTGCGCGCGCGCAAGTTCCGCAGCCTGCTGCTGCGCGACATCAACGCCGACCTACTATCCCCCTGA